A genome region from Phoenix dactylifera cultivar Barhee BC4 chromosome 18, palm_55x_up_171113_PBpolish2nd_filt_p, whole genome shotgun sequence includes the following:
- the LOC103698230 gene encoding MLO-like protein 14 isoform X1 yields the protein MTVQLEEMRSLALTPTWSVATVLTIFVAVSLLVERSIHRLSNWLRKTHRNPLVEALEKMKEELMLLGFISLLLTATSRTISNICIDSKFYNGHFSPCTRDEVEDSTDAESDSPQDRKRLMAFVLHHSIKRALSELNQETCTEGHEPFVSYEGLEQLHRFIFVMAITHVSYSCLTMLLAIVKIHTWRKWEEEAYREQHDSEITRTLTMRRQSSFVKFHTSSSWSRNNFVVWMTCFLRQFGRSVVRADYLTLRRGFILNHHLTPRYDFHGYMIRSMEEEFKRIVGVSAPLWGFVVAFMLFNVNGSQLYFWIAIIPVALVLLVGAKLQHVIATLAWESSSLSGFGARLKLRDDLFWFKKPELLLFLIHFILFQNAFELASFFWFWWQFGYDSCFIRNHSLLYARLILGFAGQFLCSYSTLPLYALVTQMGSNYKAALIPQRIRETIHGWGKAARKRRKHRRGIDDSTIHTETSTVCSIEEDEELLYDPSDNSYVCIELQPTSTTATTVIDSNHSPIGDGHSNYSGDETPLLQSSVSVPSSPAFSGLRGNGISRSASMPIWRG from the exons atgacggTGCAATTGGAGGAAATGCGGTCGCTGGCACTGACCCCTACGTGGTCGGTGGCCACCGTGCTGACGATCTTTGTCGCTGTTTCTTTGCTGGTGGAAAGATCCATACATCGACTAAGCAAT TGGTTGAGGAAAACCCATAGAAACCCGCTTGTTGAAGCATTGGAGAAAATGAAAGAAG AACTGATGCTACTAGGCTTTATATCACTGCTTTTGACGGCCACCTCAAGAACAATTTCAAATATTTGCATCGACTCAAAGTTCTACAATGGTCATTTTTCTCCATGCACCAGAGATGAGGTTGAGGATAGCACAGATGCTGAGAGTGACAGTCCCCAAGATCGCAAGAGACTAATGGCCTTTGTTCTTCACCATTCAATTAAGAGGGCACTGTCTGAACTCAATCAGGAGACGTGTACAGAG GGTCATGAACCATTTGTTTCATATGAGGGTCTGGAACAGCTTCACCGGTTTATTTTTGTTATGGCCATAACTCATGTATCCTACAGCTGCTTAACAATGTTGCTGGCTATTGTAAAG ATACATACTTGGAGAAAATGGGAAGAAGAGGCTTATCGAGAACAACATGATTCTG AAATCACCAGAACATTGACAATGAGAAGGCAGTCATCATTTGTAAAGTTTCATACATCAAGTTCTTGGAGCAGAAATAACTTTGTTGTTTGGATG ACCTGTTTTCTCCGTCAGTTTGGACGATCTGTTGTACGAGCTGACTACCTTACCCTTCGCAGGGGTTTTATCTTG AACCACCATCTTACACCAAGATATGATTTTCATGGCTATATGATACGCTCCATGGAAGAAGAGTTTAAGAGGATCGTTGGTGTGAG TGCACCACTTTGGGGTTTTGTTGTTGCTTTCATGTTATTCAATGTAAATG GTTCTCAGCTTTATTTCTGGATAGCTATCATTCCTGTTGCT CTTGTGCTTCTGGTTGGTGCCAAGTTACAGCATGTGATTGCAACCTTGGCATGGGAGAGTTCTAGCTTGAGTGGATTTGGGGCTAGATTAAAACTTCGAGATGATCTCTTCTGGTTTAAGAAGCCAGAACTCTTACTGTTTTTAATCCATTTCATTCTTTTCCAG AATGCATTTGAGTTGGCTTCATTCTTCTGGTTTTGG TGGCAATTCGGATACGATTCATGCTTTATCAGGAACCATTCGCTGCTATATGCACGCCTTATCTTGGG GTTTGCCGGGCAGTTCCTCTGCAGTTACAGTACACTGCCCCTCTATGCATTGGTCACACAG ATGGGTTCAAACTACAAAGCTGCCCTTATTCCGCAAAGAATCAGGGAGACTATCCATGGATGGGGAAAGgcagcaaggaaaaggaggaagcACCGGCGTGGCATTGATGATTCAACAATTCATACAGAAACGAGTACAGTGTGCTCTattgaagaagatgaggagCTGCTTTACGATCCCTCTGACAACTCTTATGTATGTATTGAATTGCAACCAACATCTACTACAGCTACTACTGTCATCGATAGCAATCACTCTCCAATTGGTGATGGACATTCCAACTATAGTGGTGATGAAACACCTCTTCTCCAGTCCTCGGTTTCTGTTCCCTCGTCTCCAGCTTTTTCAGGCCTTAGAGGAAATGGGATTTCACGGTCAGCTTCTATGCCAATATGGAGGGGATGA
- the LOC103698230 gene encoding MLO-like protein 14 isoform X2 has protein sequence MTVQLEEMRSLALTPTWSVATVLTIFVAVSLLVERSIHRLSNWLRKTHRNPLVEALEKMKEELMLLGFISLLLTATSRTISNICIDSKFYNGHFSPCTRDEVEDSTDAESDSPQDRKRLMAFVLHHSIKRALSELNQETCTEIHTWRKWEEEAYREQHDSEITRTLTMRRQSSFVKFHTSSSWSRNNFVVWMTCFLRQFGRSVVRADYLTLRRGFILNHHLTPRYDFHGYMIRSMEEEFKRIVGVSAPLWGFVVAFMLFNVNGSQLYFWIAIIPVALVLLVGAKLQHVIATLAWESSSLSGFGARLKLRDDLFWFKKPELLLFLIHFILFQNAFELASFFWFWWQFGYDSCFIRNHSLLYARLILGFAGQFLCSYSTLPLYALVTQMGSNYKAALIPQRIRETIHGWGKAARKRRKHRRGIDDSTIHTETSTVCSIEEDEELLYDPSDNSYVCIELQPTSTTATTVIDSNHSPIGDGHSNYSGDETPLLQSSVSVPSSPAFSGLRGNGISRSASMPIWRG, from the exons atgacggTGCAATTGGAGGAAATGCGGTCGCTGGCACTGACCCCTACGTGGTCGGTGGCCACCGTGCTGACGATCTTTGTCGCTGTTTCTTTGCTGGTGGAAAGATCCATACATCGACTAAGCAAT TGGTTGAGGAAAACCCATAGAAACCCGCTTGTTGAAGCATTGGAGAAAATGAAAGAAG AACTGATGCTACTAGGCTTTATATCACTGCTTTTGACGGCCACCTCAAGAACAATTTCAAATATTTGCATCGACTCAAAGTTCTACAATGGTCATTTTTCTCCATGCACCAGAGATGAGGTTGAGGATAGCACAGATGCTGAGAGTGACAGTCCCCAAGATCGCAAGAGACTAATGGCCTTTGTTCTTCACCATTCAATTAAGAGGGCACTGTCTGAACTCAATCAGGAGACGTGTACAGAG ATACATACTTGGAGAAAATGGGAAGAAGAGGCTTATCGAGAACAACATGATTCTG AAATCACCAGAACATTGACAATGAGAAGGCAGTCATCATTTGTAAAGTTTCATACATCAAGTTCTTGGAGCAGAAATAACTTTGTTGTTTGGATG ACCTGTTTTCTCCGTCAGTTTGGACGATCTGTTGTACGAGCTGACTACCTTACCCTTCGCAGGGGTTTTATCTTG AACCACCATCTTACACCAAGATATGATTTTCATGGCTATATGATACGCTCCATGGAAGAAGAGTTTAAGAGGATCGTTGGTGTGAG TGCACCACTTTGGGGTTTTGTTGTTGCTTTCATGTTATTCAATGTAAATG GTTCTCAGCTTTATTTCTGGATAGCTATCATTCCTGTTGCT CTTGTGCTTCTGGTTGGTGCCAAGTTACAGCATGTGATTGCAACCTTGGCATGGGAGAGTTCTAGCTTGAGTGGATTTGGGGCTAGATTAAAACTTCGAGATGATCTCTTCTGGTTTAAGAAGCCAGAACTCTTACTGTTTTTAATCCATTTCATTCTTTTCCAG AATGCATTTGAGTTGGCTTCATTCTTCTGGTTTTGG TGGCAATTCGGATACGATTCATGCTTTATCAGGAACCATTCGCTGCTATATGCACGCCTTATCTTGGG GTTTGCCGGGCAGTTCCTCTGCAGTTACAGTACACTGCCCCTCTATGCATTGGTCACACAG ATGGGTTCAAACTACAAAGCTGCCCTTATTCCGCAAAGAATCAGGGAGACTATCCATGGATGGGGAAAGgcagcaaggaaaaggaggaagcACCGGCGTGGCATTGATGATTCAACAATTCATACAGAAACGAGTACAGTGTGCTCTattgaagaagatgaggagCTGCTTTACGATCCCTCTGACAACTCTTATGTATGTATTGAATTGCAACCAACATCTACTACAGCTACTACTGTCATCGATAGCAATCACTCTCCAATTGGTGATGGACATTCCAACTATAGTGGTGATGAAACACCTCTTCTCCAGTCCTCGGTTTCTGTTCCCTCGTCTCCAGCTTTTTCAGGCCTTAGAGGAAATGGGATTTCACGGTCAGCTTCTATGCCAATATGGAGGGGATGA
- the LOC103698258 gene encoding choline transporter protein 1-like: protein MGGPLGAIIGKCPTAGGGGGGSDGEMGGGIIRKNRKCRDLVFLAIFIAFWVAMIVNSSFGFNQGNPLRLTYGLDYKGNVCGNKHADPDLRELEVRYWLNPNQVYQSGLKSSQFSLADAKSICLMECPIPSEDGLNYICDYPEGDIHLSVDDWIDRNYDYFEFLTPEMRNSSLQLQGPCYPIIFPSVNVYWSCQFIARASNISLKHWLQMGGATIEENMLIDKTIHRAINSPSAVLKRYVADIGKAWPVLIVCGGILPLFLSVIWLLMIRHFVAGMTWITVILFNALIVSVTMFYYTKAGWIGHDPISVVIGVSDPYVNISGREINHIRAVAVLMTIVMIVTFLSSIAIIRRILIATSVLKVAAKVIGEVQALIIFPILPYFILAIFYMFWLSAALHLFSSGQILRNDCNANCCSYDLKSNRVNCDSCCGYSIHYTPHIGISILFHLVGCYWATQFIIACSSTVIAGSVASYYWAHSEISQEIPFLPVFSSLKRLLRYSLGSVALGSLIVSIVEWIRFILESLRRRLKLADSSPVSLMGKMMSSSSQCCLGCIDWTIKSANRNAYIMIAITGKGFCKASAIATGLIMNNILRIGKVNVIGDVILFLGKLCVSLFCALFAFLMLDTHKYKSAHNKISSPLFPVLVCWGLGYVVATLFFAVVEMSIDTIILSFCQDAEEHQGAAQYAPPLLMETLDGQGEMQRLTQGP from the exons ATGGGGGGGCCGCTGGGGGCGATCATAGGGAAGTGCCCGACGgcgggaggcggcggcggcggaagcGACGGCGAGATGGGAGGCGGGATCATAAGGAAGAACAGGAAGTGCAGGGATTTGGTGTTCCTCGCCATCTTCATCGCCTTCTGGGTGGCCATGATCGTCAACTCCAGCTTCGGATTCAACCAAGGAAACCCACTTCG GCTCACATATGGACTGGACTACAAAGGAAATGTTTGTGGCAACAAACATGCTGACCCAGATTTACGTGAACTGGAGGTTAGGTATTGGCTGAATCCCAACCAGGTCTACCAAAGTGGTTTGAAGAGTAGCCAGTTCAGTCTGGCTGATGCTAAGAGTATCTGCTTGATGGAATGTCCCATTCCTTCCGAAGATGGCCTCAACTACATTTGTGATTATCCAGAGGGTGACATTCACCTCTCAGTGGATGACTGGATTGACAGGAACTATGATTATTTTGAGTTTCTCACGCCGGAGATGAGGAATAGTTCTCTCCAACTCCAAGGTCCATGTTACCCTATAATATTTCCGAGTGTAAATG TTTACTGGAGCTGCCAATTCATAGCACGTGcatccaacatttctttgaagCATTGGCTGCAGATGGGTGGTGCTACCATTGAGGAGAACATGCTAATAGATAAGACTATTCACAGAGCAATCAATTCTCCATCTGCTGTCTTAAAG AGATACGTGGCAGATATTGGAAAGGCATGGCCTGTGTTGATTGTTTGTGGAGGAATCTTGCCACTATTTTTATCCGTGATCTGGCTATTAATGATTCGCCACTTTGTTGCTGGAATGACATGGATAACAGTGATTCTCTTCAATGCCCTTATAGTATCTGTTACAATGTTTTACTACACAAAAG CTGGATGGATTGGACATGATCCCATATCAGTTGTCATTGGTGTAAGTGATCCATATGTCAACATAAGTGGGAGG GAAATAAATCACATTCGTGCTGTAGCTGTTCTTATGACGATTGTAATGATTGTCACATTCCTCTCTTCAATAGCCATCATCCGCCGTATTCTCATAGCAACATCTGTTCTGAAG GTTGCTGCAAAGGTTATAGGCGAAGTTCAGGCTCTGATAATTTTCCCAATTTTGCCATATTTTATCCTTGCAATCTTCTATATGTTCTGGCTTTCTGCTGCACTCCATCTTTTCAGTTCTGGTCAGATACTCAGAAATGATTGTAATGCCAATTGCTGTTCATATGACCTGAAGTCCAACAGAGTGAATTGTGACAGTTGTTGTGGCTACAGCATCCATTACACCCCTCATATTGGTATCTCCATCCTTTTTCACCTAGTTGGATGTTACTGGGCAACGCAGTTCATCATTGCATGCTCTTCAACTGTTATTGCTGGATCAGTTGCATCTTACTACTGGGCTCATAGTGAAATTTCA CAGGAGATTCCATTTCTCCCTGTATTTTCTTCTCTGAAGCGGCTCTTGCGTTATAGTCTTGGATCTGTGGCTCTTGGTTCACTGATTGTATCCATTGTTGAATGGATTCGGTTTATACTAGAGTCACTCCGCCGCAGGTTAAAACTTGCTGACAGTTCTCCTGTGAGCCTAATGGGAAAAATGATGTCCTCTTCTTCTCAGTGCTGCCTAGGGTGCATTGATTGGACCATCAAGTCTGCTAATCGGAATGCATATATCATG ATTGCTATAACCGGCAAAGGGTTCTGCAAAGCGTCTGCAATTGCTACAGGTCTAATTATGAATAATATATTGCGCATAGGAAAAGTAAATGTCATTGGAGATGTTATTCTTTTTCTTGGGAAGTTGTGTGTCAGCCTCTTCTGTGCACTATTTGCATTCCTCATGTTGGACACTCACAAATACAAATCTGCCCACAACAAGATTTCATCTCCTTTGTTCCCTGTTCTG gtgtgctGGGGCCTTGGTTACGTAGTTGCAACCCTCTTCTTTGCAGTTGTGGAGATGTCGATCGACACTATCATCCTCTCCTTTTGCCAAGATGCAGAAGAGCATCAAGGGGCCGCACAATATGCACCTCCACTTCTCATGGAAACGCTGGATGGCCAAGGCGAAATGCAGAGGCTAACCCAGGGACCTTGA
- the LOC103698249 gene encoding E3 ubiquitin-protein ligase RMA1H1-like — MEVEGTVQGYIEESEVEKGPSKKCSMDAHSPSANGCFDCNICLDSAAEPVVTLCGHLYCWPCIYKWLLVQITSLQQCPVCKAPLSEDTLVPLYGRGLSTKEGSQQSLNIPHRRSIYRGHALTASVIDPQSPRDHEEEYFDIHPLMPQPQLPHHHRHQRYHPYYSGLGNSFMSAPSSLLAAPVFHSTAGGVLLELAAAVFPWMFRNHEAGLYHGSCPYDLTASTNSPRLRRQQMQVESSLHELWLFLFCCAALFLFLL, encoded by the coding sequence ATGGAGGTAGAAGGGACTGTGCAGGGATATATTGAGGAATCTGAGGTTGAgaaagggccatcaaagaagtgCAGCATGGATGCTCATTCACCTTCTGCGAATGGCTGCTTCGATTGCAACATTTGTCTGGACTCTGCAGCTGAACCAGTTGTCACCCTTTGTGGCCACCTCTACTGCTGGCCCTGCATCTACAAGTGGCTGCTGGTCCAGATTACTTCCCTTCAGCAGTGCCCTGTCTGCAAGGCCCCGCTTTCGGAGGATACCCTTGTCCCACTCTATGGCCGGGGTCTCAGTACCAAAGAAGGATCTCAGCAGAGCCTCAACATCCCCCATCGGCGCTCCATTTACCGGGGTCATGCTCTGACTGCTTCAGTAATTGATCCCCAGTCCCCTCGTGATCATGAGGAGGAATATTTTGATATCCATCCACTGATGCCCCAGCCACAACTTCCGCATCACCATCGCCACCAACGATACCATCCTTACTATAGTGGTCTTGGTAACAGTTTCATGTCAGCACCTTCATCGCTGCTGGCAGCACCAGTCTTCCATTCGACTGCAGGTGGTGTGCTCTTGGAGTTAGCTGCTGCTGTCTTTCCATGGATGTTTAGGAATCATGAGGCTGGACTGTATCACGGGAGCTGCCCGTATGATTTAACAGCAAGCACGAACAGTCCTAGGCTGAGGAGGCAGCAGATGCAGGTGGAGAGCTCGCTGCACGAGTTATGGCTCTTCCTGTTCTGCTGTGCAGCTCTATTCCTGTTCTTGTTATGA